The following proteins are encoded in a genomic region of Lactiplantibacillus plantarum:
- a CDS encoding ImmA/IrrE family metallo-endopeptidase has protein sequence MDRVKDIVKAIVNRYHTADPFVIAEKLNIQVEWCDFGAMPLGKNAYDNQEPIILLNNSIKHTPTQYFILGHELGHVIFHEGLIGYYTSVKHGHSKFEREADEFSVGLMGMLFIEENGHIPYSYRELSYQYGVPFDGD, from the coding sequence ATGGATAGAGTAAAAGATATTGTTAAAGCTATTGTCAATCGTTATCACACAGCGGACCCGTTTGTAATTGCGGAAAAGCTTAACATACAAGTGGAATGGTGTGATTTTGGGGCAATGCCTCTGGGTAAAAATGCTTATGACAACCAAGAGCCTATCATACTACTCAATAATTCTATTAAACACACGCCTACACAGTATTTCATACTCGGTCACGAACTAGGACACGTTATATTCCATGAGGGGCTGATTGGGTACTACACTTCCGTTAAACATGGACATTCTAAGTTTGAACGTGAAGCTGATGAATTTTCAGTTGGATTGATGGGAATGTTGTTTATTGAGGAGAATGGCCATATTCCCTATTCATACAGAGAACTGTCCTATCAATACGGGGTACCATTCGACGGAGATTAG
- a CDS encoding helix-turn-helix domain-containing protein gives MFAERLKELRKKEAGLTQERLAMQLGMAKTTLASYEQGKRQPDLETLSKIADRFSVTTDYLLGKNGTPKWATKKDTIDLKDFLEANEGSMTYGGEDLTEEEKQQVRVAMATIFWKRHKHD, from the coding sequence ATGTTTGCTGAACGCCTTAAAGAATTACGAAAAAAAGAAGCTGGTCTAACGCAAGAGAGATTAGCAATGCAATTAGGCATGGCCAAAACAACACTGGCTTCCTATGAACAAGGAAAACGACAGCCAGATCTTGAAACACTTTCTAAAATTGCAGATCGTTTTTCCGTGACAACTGACTACTTGCTTGGAAAAAATGGCACGCCAAAATGGGCAACCAAGAAAGATACCATTGACCTGAAGGATTTTCTTGAAGCAAATGAGGGTTCGATGACCTATGGGGGTGAAGATCTTACTGAAGAAGAAAAACAACAAGTGCGTGTGGCAATGGCAACAATATTCTGGAAACGCCACAAGCATGATTAG
- a CDS encoding helix-turn-helix domain-containing protein — MRHWLKEWRDINGLTQKKAAEFLDMPETTLASYEQGHRTPSVGRAKKMAVRMNDISKKKRVKWTYFFEDKVHNSSN; from the coding sequence ATGCGTCATTGGTTAAAAGAGTGGAGAGACATCAACGGACTAACGCAAAAAAAGGCTGCTGAATTTCTCGATATGCCAGAGACAACTTTAGCGTCTTACGAACAAGGGCATAGAACACCAAGTGTTGGTAGAGCTAAGAAAATGGCTGTAAGAATGAATGATATATCGAAAAAAAAACGTGTTAAATGGACTTATTTTTTTGAAGATAAAGTACACAATTCGAGTAATTAA